Part of the Antechinus flavipes isolate AdamAnt ecotype Samford, QLD, Australia chromosome 2, AdamAnt_v2, whole genome shotgun sequence genome is shown below.
CAAAGGAGACTTTGGAATCCTATGTACAGAGGTAAGGTCATTCTATCAGGTTGGGCATCTTAGGGAGCACTAAGAAGAAagggatatgaaaaaaataattcaaatgttgAGGGTCTGAACTTAATCTTCCTTGATAGAAAGATATGGCTGTAACTGTATCAGTATCTGTTTCTGATAATATTGGCTCCTGGAAAGATGGACTGTTTGGTCAGAAACAGGATAGAAGTATTTGGCACCTAGAAACCTGGTCATTGGTTCATTAaggcaagaaggaaaaagatattaATTCTTAGATCTCTTTTTGGTGAATATGAATTGATAATATGGAATgggatataaaaaagaatctCAGATATTTATCTCTTATccctaaactttttttctcttccttcccttttctttctctctcctctccttttatcccttctccctttcccctgctcctctcctccatctacctcctttctttcccttcatttctcctttttactCCTGTGccttccattctttcttatctttatttttttctccttttccctcttctccttcctctcactttcccttctttcttcctttccttttctcttctctctctccccctttccttcactctttctcaacatttttctctcctttactattctgttcttttttcttcctttcagcttgtctctcttctatttttatctcttcattcCCCTTCCTGTTCTCATGTTTCTGGCACTGATAAAGGCTCATGGAAATGCAAAATCCCCTTTatgaaggagaaatgaaaattctacTGAACACATTCCCTTCTGACTTAGGTGACACAGAGACCCTTTAGACAGGTCTACATCCTCTCTCTGAGCATTCCATCTCAATGAACCATGAGCTATAATAGACTACTCAAGGTGAGTCACTCAATGGGGTGTAATGCCTACAGATGTGCACTATTATTCTTGGAGTAAAAATACTGAACTGTGAGGTGAATTTACTGGCAAAAGAAAGGTATTATTCCATTACTTCTCTCAGCATTTCCTCCAgcaaagaaacacacacacacacacacacacactccacccCCTTTTTTTATTCCCGGGTTTTTCCCCAGCATTTGTTGCTTCATTTCCCTTCAATAGCTCAGAGCTGGATTGTTGATTCTGTTCACCTGGTAACTTCCAggaatgtgtgtgtttttttccttcactgtGGCAGGTTGATGACACACTCTTAGGCTTCCCAGTTCAGTTTCATTTGGCTGCCTTCAGTCCTTCCACTGGACACAGGTGGGAACATTCGTGATCCTTACCTCAGAGCTATGTGATGTAGGAGACAGAGATTAAGAGAGAAGGGCAGATTCTAAACCAAGATtcaaagagacaggaaaaaatatggagaagaaaaaaaatgagaaatggagagtgagagatagaaagatggagACAGTGAAAGAGATACAGACAAAAAGCATGGAGGgcaaaaatcatgagagagacctaaggagaaaaataaagatggaagaaaagacaAAGTAAGAGACAAAAATGGAGACAGGAGAgtgagataaagaaaattattcttcccCATGGGTGAACTGCTTAAACTGATTTATACTCATAGAGATCTTTTCATCACCTTGTGGACTTCTTGCGATTTTGATTCCTCTGAGAGAATACAATATTATCATAAGAATGTTGATGCTAACAAAATATGAGTTATTTCCTGGATCATTGAAAGGGCTGCATGCTTCCTGTCCTCCAGTCCAAATTCCTTCTGCTTCTCAGCTCTGGGTAGACTGTCAGTATAAAGCACCTGTACatggaaatatgtgtatgtatatatggacaTACATGTGTATGGATTCAGGTAggtagctcaatggatagagtgctgagcctgggaTCAGTAAAACCTCAGTTCAGACCTAGCCCAGACActcccttactagctgtgtgatcctgaaaaatcattgtttcctttttgcctcagtttcctcatctgttaaatgatctgaagaaggaaatgacaaaccactccaatacacttgccaagaaaaccccaaacagactcataaagagctggacatgactgaacaataacagagCTTGAGcttaactgttttttttaaaaaagccggGTTTCTAAAAGGTGAGGGTAAGGaggaagtgcattccaggcatggagggcGTCTGAATAAAGCCACTATCATGCAGtatggttgttgaggtatataatgatctcctggccctgctcatttcactcagcatcagctcatgtaagtctcgctggtcctctctgtattcatcctgctggtcattccttacagaacaataatattccataacattcatgtaccacaatttactcagccatccCCCGGCTGAGGGGCagccgctcagtttccagtttctggccaccacaaagagggctgccacagacatttccGCCCATGTGGGTGCCCTTCCCTCCCATGTGGGTCCCCCTCCCTCCCATGTGGGTGCCCTTCCCTCCCATGTGGGTCCCCCTCCCTCCCATGTGGGTGCCCCTCCCTCCCATGTGGGTCCCCCTCCCTCCCATGTGGGTCCCCCTCCCTCCCATGTGGGTCCCCCTCCCTCCCATGTGGGTGCCCCTCCCTCCCATGTGGGTCCCCCTCCCTCCCATGTGGGTGCCCCTCCCTCCCATGTGGGTCCCCCTCTCTCCCATGTGGGTGCCCTTCCCTCCCATGTGGGTGCCCTTCCCTCCCATGTGGGTGCCCCTCCCTCCCATGTGGGTGCCCTTCCCTCCCATGTGGGTCCCCCTCCCTCCCATGTGGGTCCCCCTCCctcctgtaagatctctttgggacacaggcccGGGAGTGAGACTGCTGGGGACGCAGGGAACGAGGTTTATTTTGAACACATTGAGTTTGAGATTCCTAAGGGAGCCGGGTGGGAATGGCTCAGGGATGTGCACAAAGCCCTTTGGTTGGGGAGATCGGTGCCCAAAGGGGCACGCAGCGCTCCGTGAGTCAGCCGCGTCCCGGGCTGTGCGCAGGGAGCTGGCCTTGGgcggagggaggagaagggagggggcgGGGCCTTTGCACTCGCTCTCCTGGTCCCTCGGCTTTAAAAGGGACCATGCGGCTCCTTCCTCCCCAGCGCCTTCTCCCATCCTCCTTCTCCGGTGAGACCCCGCGCTGACATTTACTGCCCGCCATGGACCCCAACTGTGACTGCGTGAGCGGTAAGGCTTCTGGAAACGCCGTCAGGCCCGGGATGCTCGGCCCCGGCTGGGGCAGCTCCGCTTTGTGGGGGATGGGACGAGGGGGCTAACATGGAAGGATGGGGATGTGGGGAAGGAGGtccatttgttttaaaatgaagcaGCAGAaagctttccttcctttcaccctTTCAGCTTCTGGGAGTTAAAGGTCTGAAACCCAAAAGGGCTTAAGATTCCTGAGAAGGGCTCCCTCCTTTGAACAAGGGACCGGCTTTAAGGTCCTTCCAGAAACGAGGGCTGTACTTGGTATAGAGTACATACTTTTCCGTTAAGGACCCTGTGTAAACTAAGCTCGGATGAGGGGCTCTCCAACGGCAGGTGTTAGGAGCAGGGTTTGTGTCTGGGTCCCGCTGGGGAGGGCCAAGAAAAGAAGGGCTTCATTATGGCCGGCCTGGAAAGATCTCAGTTCTGGTCCCTCTTCTGGGTAACCATGGGGCTCTGGGCTTGGGGATGGCAAATGAGAGGCAAGGGAGAATCCCTGACCTGTGTCTGCCACCATAAACTGAACCCTTTCTCTGCtcaccttccctctcttttttctctccttaggTGGCTCTTGCACTTGTGCAAACTCCTGCAAATGTAAATCCTGTCGATGTACCTCCTGCAAAAAAAGTGAGTGAGAAAGAATGTCTGTGGGGCGGGCTGGGGCAGGGTGGCTAGAAACTTTCTGTGGCCTAAATCAACCTGTCCGGCCTGACATGACGGAAAGACACTTGGATATTCCAAAGGTGGGCAGGTGGGATTTAGGGTGGTGCACTTTTTCTGCAGATGTAAAAATTCTTTTAGTTCCCCACTAATAACTTATATGACTTAATAACATGacatccttccatttttcttggtTTGCCTAGAAGTGGGCCCTCCCAGGTTCCTTTCACATTCATCTCCTACCTTTCCTTCTCAGGCTGCTGCTCCTGCTGTCCTGCTGGATGTGCCAAGTGTGCCCAAGGTTGTATCTGCAAAGCCCCCCAGACTAAGAGTTGTAGCTGCTGCCAGTGATTGCTCCCGTCTTCCTGTCACTGTAAATAGAAGAATCTGTACACTATGACTTTTCATACACTTTggacatttttctattttttctataaaatgtatGAATCAAGatgcacttattaagcatttaatatgacAATAAACTCACTGAATTCTCTTTTGTCTATGGTCCAGTTGTGTCTTTTGTGGGAgggtgggttaaaaaaaacaaaattttgactCTGAGGAGAGAGGTGATTGGGAGACTCCAGTTCAGAGGTAGATGTGCCGTCAGTTAAAGAGTCTAAGAAGCTTGTAATCAGGAGGTGTTTGAGAGATAATATGGTAAACCCAGCCATTTGGTATAGAAGGAAATATAGGGCCAGCAAGAAGTGACTTACCCCTGCTCTCTTGGTCAGTGTCCAGTTAAGAACTAAATTTCCTAGATTTCTTAACTTCCAATTCATTGGTCTCAATTCATATGGAAGAGAGAAGCCTAAGGTAACACAGTTGAGTAAAGACAAGCTAAActtcaatatttgattttttttagttgacCTTTATTCTTCTAACATGAAGTATGTTGCATATATGTGTAAAcagaatgtatgtatgtatgcatgcatgttgtgtgtgtttgtgtgtgtgtgtacaaaagtCTGTACAGTTTCAAGATATTAGTTTGGgggcagccctgaagtcagcaggacctgagttcaaatctggtctgagacacttaacatgttctagctgtgggaccctgggcaagtctgcCCAggcttaaccccaactgcctcggcgcaaaaaaaaaaaaaaaaaaaccatattagaattttaattaaatgtttaacctattgtttgctgtcttggggaagagaggggggaaatttttggaacacagtgttttacaaagatgaatgttggaaactatttttacatatatttgaaaaataaaatactattaaaaaataaagtgtctTAGTGAAGTTTCAAGCTATTAAAACTTGAAACTGGGCTGTGATGAATCCAGTctgttaacaaatatttaataattagcaACCTATATCAGGCATTATTCTAGCATAGAGGAATACAAGAAGAATGGCTCAATATTAGCTCACAAAGAGCTTTCATTTTAATTGGGTGGGTATTGGGGATACAagtatatatttctatgtttatGTCAATGTcttcagatatatagatatacacaaatatacacatatagaataaagggattaaatataaatacaagattATTGGACCAAAAGGACACTAGCAATTCATGTAGAAGGCAGTACTGGAGTTTGTCTTAAAGGAAGAAGGGTTTCACTGAGATACCTCAGGTGTCTACGTATATTAGATGATAGCTGTTGTTTCTATAACTGAGCTCTTAGgcgtcaatcagtaaacatttaccaAGCATTTACTCTGCCCAGCTCGGTCCAAGTTGTTGTTGGTCCTTTGTTCCTGAAGAGGACCAGTGGCAGCTTCACGCAGCATGAGTTGCATTTCAGTGAAACAAATTGGGCAGAGTCATAAGCCTCTCCTCTCCTCCACAGTCATCAGAGACCAGCCGCCAGACAAAGGTCAAGCTGACTGGCGGCCCCAGCCATCCATCCTGTCTGCCATGTTAGTCAAACATCCCGTACGGAGCATCAGAACACAATAAAGACTTTCAGAATGAAAATTCTCCTGGACTCCCTCCTACCTCTCGGATGACCCAAGGAGACATCTTAGGCTCGATGCATATTGTAAGTATGCTCGGTCCCATGAGAATCATGTGAATTCACATTGCGATGCTCATTTGAGGACAGCTTTCCCTCCTCCTTGTCTCACATCCCTTAAAGGACTTCCGCTGCTCTCTCTTCCTTCACCCCAACTCACGCGAAGGGGTGGCCCTTTGTGCCAAGGCACACTCCTCTCCATGTACAGGTGATCCTACTGCTTCCCCCTTCCTTCAGCAGATAGCAGCCTCCATGATCTCAGTCCTCATTTATCTTCAGTCTCTCCCTCTTTACTGTCTTCATCCCTACTGCCAGCAACATCCCCATGTCCCCATCCTCAAACAGTCCCTTCATTTGACCCATCGATCCCTACAGGCTATCATCCtttatctttcctcccttctacATTAAACTATGGGTGAAAGTTAGTGATTTTACTTCTTATCTTCTTATTCTCTTCTAAACCTTtaatctggcttctgatctcatTATTTAACTGAAACAGCTCCCTCCAAAGTTACTAAACGCTAAATCTAAttatcttttctcagttctcatccttcttgatcctTCTGCAGCTTTTGATACTATTAAttactctctcctctctgttttcATTATACATCTCTCTTCTGATTCTCCTCCTACCTCTATGACTGGTCTTTCTAGTCTCTCTTCCTGGATATTCCTGCAAGTCTTGCCCACCAACCATGAGGATTATCTAAgactctattttcttttctttctatattatttcacttgatctcaGCAGTTCCTGTGGTTTCAATTGTCATCTCCATGCAAAGATTTTCAGGTCTCTTTAGGCagctctaatctctctcttgacTATTAGTCTAGCATCAACAACTGTCTAATAGACATTAGATGTCCTATAGGACTATCTCTATAGGACTAACTTATCATGTCCTAAATTAAATTCATGCCTTTACCCCCAAACTCTTGCCTCTTCTGAACATATCTCTTACTGTTGAGGGCACTGCCATCCTCCCAGTCAACCAGGCTCATAATCTTGGATTTAACACTTCAATTCCAAGCTATTGCCATGTATATATGCTACTTTCAGAACATCTTTagctactaaagtgatttttctgtaCTATAGATCTTTGCTtaatcaatttcaattttatctccaACATCAAAGAtaagatcttatttttttaaaaaacctttcatACCCTGGCCCTTCATGcccttctaattttcttgtatttttactTCTCTCCATACGTTCTATAATCCAGCAGAACCTACATCCTTGAGGTTCTTCCTACAGGATGGTCTCCCTCTGAATATTAAGTCTTTTCACTGACTCTCCCCTGTGCCTCAAATGCTCTGCCTCTTTACTGCCATTTTCAGTCatccttggtttcctttaagattcaactTCCATCTTCTCTGGCATTTCCTGATTTCCCAATTCCTTCTCCTCTGAGATCATCTGCCACAGACACCTTAGATATTTCGATGAACATATTATTTGCCTGCTGCCCTTCCCatcagaatgtgagctccttgagagcaggatcagtattttttacctttctttgtacctcCTTTACATCGTACATATGCAGCCCTTAATAAATCCTTGTCAGAAAACTGGGGAAGCATTTTTtgcatccaagggttctgataaaggcctcatttctaaaatatatagagaattgattcaaatgtataaaaatacaagccattctccaattgacagatggtcaaaggatatgaacagataattttcagatgaagaaattaaaaccatttctagtcacatgtaaaaatgctctaaatcactattcattagagaaatgcaaattaagacaactctgagacacacatctcagattggctaagatgacaggaaaagataataacgaatgttggagaggatgtgggaaaactgggacactggtacattgttggtggagtcgtaaatggatccaaccattctggagagcactttggaactatgcccaaagagccatcaaacttgcataccctttgatacagcagtgtcactacaaagtctatatcccaaagagatcataaaaaatggaaagaacttacatgtccaaaaatgtttgtagcagcttttttgtagtggttagaaactggaaaatgaatgaatgcccatcaactggagaatggctgaatgaatggTATGGAacattatagttctataagaaatgatcagcaggatgattttagaaaggcctggagatactcacatgaactgatgctaaatatagtaagtagaaccaagaaaacattgtacacagcaacaacaagattatgtgatgatcaactctgatggacatggcccttttcaacaatgaaataattcaggc
Proteins encoded:
- the LOC127550737 gene encoding metallothionein-2B-like, giving the protein MDPNCDCVSGGSCTCANSCKCKSCRCTSCKKSCCSCCPAGCAKCAQGCICKAPQTKSCSCCQ